One window of the Archangium primigenium genome contains the following:
- a CDS encoding RNA polymerase sigma factor translates to MERFCQGEAQAFEVLFQRYAGPLRGYLTRLTGQVPVAEDLCQQTFLSLVQARGRFVPGSRVKPWVYAIATNAARDWRRRGKHPEELTDGGELPAHVASEQDGPRDHGLEQSVRRALEQLPEGQRLPILLHRFEGLGFAEIAQVLGLTESAVKVRAHRGYARLRELLASLRAEMNG, encoded by the coding sequence ATGGAGCGGTTTTGCCAGGGCGAGGCCCAGGCCTTCGAGGTGCTCTTCCAGCGTTACGCGGGCCCCCTGAGGGGCTACCTGACGCGGCTCACCGGCCAGGTGCCGGTGGCCGAGGACTTGTGCCAGCAGACCTTCCTGTCCCTCGTCCAGGCACGCGGGCGCTTCGTGCCCGGCTCGCGGGTGAAGCCCTGGGTGTACGCCATCGCCACCAACGCGGCGCGGGACTGGCGGCGGCGGGGCAAGCACCCCGAGGAGCTCACCGACGGGGGGGAGCTGCCCGCGCACGTGGCCTCCGAGCAGGACGGCCCCCGGGACCACGGCCTGGAGCAGTCGGTGCGGCGCGCGCTCGAGCAGCTGCCCGAGGGCCAGCGCCTGCCCATCCTCCTGCACCGCTTCGAGGGCCTGGGCTTCGCGGAGATCGCCCAGGTGCTGGGGCTCACGGAGTCGGCGGTGAAGGTCCGGGCCCATCGCGGCTATGCCCGGCTGCGCGAGTTGCTCGCCTCCCTGCGAGCGGAGATGAACGGATGA
- a CDS encoding serpin family protein, protein MTSYRRGFAIGCATALLLTGCGPAPAPESTPTPESPGLDTRCLCEPPVPVTGAPGEAVSSSAPRELAPGATSQEMAVAVAGNTDFGAALLRLSQPGANVFFSPYSISQALSMVYAGARGETAAQMSEVFGFSLSQERHHPAMNAVELAMQPGTAGGTGGTPPTLRVVNGLWGRQGFAFEPAFLDVLARQYGAGMRVVDFSQNAPAIREQINGWVAEQTMNRIKELLPVGGVKPDTALMLVNALYFKGAWATPFSKQGTADAPFLALDGQTRPVPTMRGGTGQYMKGQGFEAVSLDYQGREFRMLVVLPDAGRFAQVEGQLSSAFLKDVRSRLSSRSLDLRMPRFEVETALPLIPPLRSLGMEVAFTGQADFTGMARGAALTISSASHKAFVSVNELGTEAAAATEVGMGPPSVPEPFAVNRPFLFTIEHVATGNVLFLGRYVSP, encoded by the coding sequence ATGACTTCATACCGCCGGGGATTCGCCATCGGATGTGCCACCGCGCTGCTGCTCACGGGCTGTGGGCCCGCGCCAGCGCCCGAGTCCACGCCCACACCGGAGTCGCCGGGGCTGGACACGCGCTGCCTCTGTGAGCCGCCGGTGCCCGTCACGGGCGCGCCGGGCGAGGCCGTGTCCTCGTCGGCGCCCCGGGAGCTGGCGCCCGGCGCCACGTCCCAGGAGATGGCGGTGGCCGTCGCGGGCAACACGGACTTCGGCGCGGCGCTGCTGCGGCTGAGCCAGCCCGGCGCCAACGTCTTCTTCTCGCCGTACAGCATCTCCCAGGCGCTGAGCATGGTGTACGCCGGCGCGCGCGGGGAGACCGCGGCCCAGATGTCCGAGGTGTTCGGCTTCTCGCTGTCCCAGGAGCGGCACCACCCCGCCATGAACGCGGTGGAGCTGGCGATGCAGCCGGGCACGGCGGGCGGCACCGGGGGCACGCCGCCCACGCTCCGGGTGGTCAATGGCCTCTGGGGCCGGCAGGGCTTCGCGTTCGAGCCGGCCTTCCTGGACGTGCTCGCCCGGCAGTATGGCGCGGGCATGCGCGTGGTGGACTTCTCCCAGAACGCGCCCGCCATCCGCGAGCAGATCAACGGCTGGGTCGCCGAGCAGACGATGAACCGCATCAAGGAGCTGTTGCCCGTGGGCGGGGTGAAGCCCGACACGGCGCTGATGCTCGTCAACGCGCTCTACTTCAAGGGCGCGTGGGCCACGCCCTTCTCCAAGCAGGGCACCGCCGACGCACCCTTCCTCGCGCTCGACGGCCAGACGCGCCCGGTGCCCACGATGCGGGGCGGCACGGGGCAGTACATGAAGGGGCAGGGCTTCGAGGCGGTGTCCCTGGACTACCAGGGCCGGGAGTTCCGCATGCTCGTGGTGCTGCCCGATGCGGGGCGCTTCGCGCAGGTGGAGGGCCAGCTGTCCTCGGCCTTCCTCAAGGACGTCCGCTCGCGCCTGTCCTCGCGCTCCCTGGACCTCCGGATGCCGCGCTTCGAGGTGGAGACGGCCCTGCCGCTCATCCCGCCGCTGCGCTCGCTGGGCATGGAGGTGGCCTTCACCGGCCAGGCGGACTTCACGGGCATGGCGCGCGGCGCGGCGCTGACGATCAGCTCGGCGAGCCACAAGGCCTTCGTGTCCGTGAACGAGCTGGGCACCGAGGCCGCCGCCGCCACCGAGGTGGGCATGGGCCCGCCGTCCGTCCCCGAGCCCTTCGCCGTCAACCGGCCCTTCCTCTTCACCATCGAGCACGTGGCCACGGGCAACGTGCTCTTCCTCGGACGCTACGTGTCGCCCTGA
- a CDS encoding chloride channel protein, with protein sequence MKAEPPPVSRLFSREHLRRLIHTALQAFNRIRLPGPTVLPIAGAVVGLYAGLAAGIFSNLIGVIRGFAFNVVWLIDAVRNPGSRMLLSAWDMLMTARWHLEYAIIGAPLAVGALVLARIIEPGGPRDEVKRRLRLLALLVLGALALYYPLVALTALNRVFGHAHNTTEILAELPWWVFLLMPSLGGLVVGRILRDYPDTHGHGLPEVVKAVKSNQELPGGFGLLKLVASAITIGSGGSAGREGPIVYGGAAFASTVGRTLGFSRRELAILLACGAGAGIAASFNAPIAGAVFAMEIILREFELRVFSPIILASVAGTLVGRGTVGTASMINRLGYQMVSGWEVICYVVLGLLCGLLAYTFVRMLHHSEDFFAGRMEGRLSRWLGQRTLSTRAGLGGLCAGVLAMLTPTVWGSGHDYINLAAIGHLSLVFLVTACGVKLVATAITLGSGGSGGTFFPSALMGTMLGGAFGTVVHYLFPASTGPSGAYAIVGMGGAMAALTRGPLTGMMMLYELSGNHAIILPLMVTCTIASALCHYLIERRAPKQKTDAELLSTTPVSALMRELSPVPAGMHLRPLMDQVITTESGTLPVLDGNGRLYGIVELDQFREIWRDEGLYPVLVASDLARKVPLLSPETDLAHALQLMDQEDVDALPVQGTPGSLTCGLLTRARVRRFLNSYHAGKPLIPHPVAPTEVLN encoded by the coding sequence ATGAAGGCCGAGCCTCCGCCCGTTTCCCGACTGTTCTCGCGCGAGCATCTGCGGCGCCTGATCCACACGGCCCTGCAGGCCTTCAACCGCATCCGCCTGCCCGGCCCCACGGTGCTGCCCATCGCAGGCGCGGTGGTGGGCCTGTACGCGGGCCTCGCCGCCGGCATCTTCTCCAACCTCATCGGCGTCATCCGGGGCTTCGCCTTCAACGTCGTCTGGTTGATCGATGCCGTGCGCAATCCCGGCTCGCGCATGCTGCTGTCCGCCTGGGACATGCTCATGACGGCGCGCTGGCACCTGGAGTACGCCATCATCGGCGCGCCGCTCGCGGTGGGGGCGCTGGTGCTCGCGCGCATCATCGAGCCGGGCGGTCCCCGGGACGAGGTGAAGCGCCGGCTGCGCCTGCTCGCCCTGCTGGTGCTCGGCGCGCTCGCGCTCTACTACCCGCTGGTGGCGCTCACGGCGCTCAACCGCGTGTTCGGCCACGCGCACAACACCACGGAGATATTGGCCGAGCTGCCCTGGTGGGTCTTCCTGCTGATGCCGTCCCTCGGTGGCCTGGTGGTGGGGCGCATCCTGCGCGACTACCCGGACACCCACGGCCATGGCCTGCCCGAGGTCGTCAAGGCGGTGAAGAGCAACCAGGAGCTGCCCGGCGGCTTCGGCCTGCTCAAGCTCGTCGCCAGCGCCATCACCATCGGCAGCGGTGGCTCGGCGGGCCGCGAGGGCCCCATCGTCTATGGCGGCGCCGCGTTCGCCTCCACGGTGGGCCGCACGCTGGGCTTCTCGCGCCGGGAGCTCGCCATCCTGCTGGCGTGCGGCGCGGGGGCGGGCATCGCCGCGTCCTTCAACGCGCCCATCGCCGGGGCCGTGTTCGCGATGGAGATCATCCTGCGCGAGTTCGAGCTGCGCGTCTTCTCGCCCATCATCCTCGCCAGCGTGGCGGGCACGCTGGTGGGCCGGGGCACGGTGGGCACCGCGTCGATGATCAACCGCCTGGGCTACCAGATGGTGAGCGGCTGGGAGGTCATCTGCTACGTGGTGCTGGGGCTGCTGTGCGGCCTGCTCGCCTACACCTTCGTGCGCATGCTGCACCACTCGGAGGACTTCTTCGCCGGGCGCATGGAGGGGCGGCTGTCACGCTGGCTCGGCCAGCGCACCCTGTCCACGCGCGCGGGGCTCGGGGGCCTGTGCGCGGGCGTGCTCGCCATGCTCACGCCCACCGTGTGGGGCAGCGGGCACGACTACATCAACCTGGCGGCCATCGGGCACTTGAGCCTCGTGTTCCTCGTCACCGCGTGCGGGGTGAAGCTGGTGGCCACCGCCATCACCTTGGGCTCGGGCGGCTCGGGCGGCACCTTCTTCCCCTCGGCGCTCATGGGCACCATGCTCGGAGGCGCGTTCGGCACGGTGGTGCACTACCTGTTTCCCGCCAGCACCGGGCCCAGCGGCGCCTACGCCATCGTGGGCATGGGCGGCGCCATGGCGGCGCTCACCCGCGGGCCGCTCACGGGCATGATGATGCTCTACGAGCTGAGCGGCAATCACGCCATCATCCTGCCGCTCATGGTGACGTGCACCATCGCCTCGGCGCTGTGCCACTACCTCATCGAGCGCCGCGCGCCCAAGCAGAAGACGGACGCGGAGCTCTTGTCCACCACGCCCGTGAGCGCGCTCATGCGCGAGCTGTCCCCCGTGCCCGCCGGCATGCACCTGCGCCCGCTCATGGACCAGGTCATCACCACCGAGAGCGGCACCCTGCCGGTGCTCGATGGCAACGGGCGGCTCTACGGCATCGTGGAGCTGGACCAGTTCCGGGAGATCTGGCGGGACGAGGGGCTCTACCCGGTGCTCGTGGCGAGCGACCTGGCGCGCAAGGTGCCCCTGTTGTCGCCGGAGACGGACCTGGCGCACGCGCTGCAGCTGATGGACCAGGAGGACGTGGACGCGCTGCCCGTGCAGGGCACGCCGGGCAGCCTGACGTGTGGGCTGCTCACCCGCGCGCGCGTGCGGCGCTTCCTCAACTCGTACCACGCGGGCAAGCCGCTCATCCCCCACCCCGTGGCCCCCACGGAAGTGCTCAACTAG
- a CDS encoding glycoside hydrolase family 6 protein has product MTFPTKTRFPVSRRFLPLTLASALALACGPALPETGPEAPALEHTTQAATTELVLNGGFNSDTTSWWNGANTQSRVENGQWRIDVAGGTTNAWDALVGQSGLPLSSGQAYTLSFTVTATVSTSIRATVQMENAPYTATLDKQIALDGTSRRYSFPFTSSVGTAQGQVTFQFGGRGAFVARIDDVSLTRTDGGTTVPPANPIVMTNGFYVDPSSNPAVWARNNGGDGRAARIQSDIASKPMARWFGNWNTNIQTDVANYVGAAAAANKLPVLVAYNIPGRDCGSHSGGGAGSPDAYRAWISAFAAGLNGRPALVLIEPDALAQLDCLPDDATRQTRLDLLRYATERLRSAGNAVWSYMDGGNARWIAPDVMAQRLNAAGTANIRGFVANISNFYPTAETLTYGNAVNAALSNRYGYTKGFVVDTSRNGNGSNGEWCNPGGRKLGTPSQAGGGADALVWVKTPGDSDGACGIAPGTPAGQFNPELAWRLIHGT; this is encoded by the coding sequence ATGACCTTCCCGACCAAGACCCGATTCCCTGTGTCGCGCCGGTTCCTGCCCCTCACGCTCGCCTCGGCGCTCGCGCTGGCCTGTGGCCCGGCGCTGCCCGAGACGGGTCCGGAAGCGCCCGCCCTGGAGCACACCACCCAGGCGGCCACCACCGAGCTCGTCCTCAATGGCGGCTTCAACTCCGACACCACGTCCTGGTGGAACGGCGCCAACACGCAGTCGCGCGTGGAGAACGGGCAGTGGCGGATCGACGTCGCCGGGGGCACCACCAACGCCTGGGACGCCCTCGTCGGGCAGAGCGGGCTGCCGCTCTCGAGTGGTCAGGCCTACACGCTGTCCTTCACCGTCACGGCCACGGTGAGCACGAGCATCCGCGCCACGGTGCAGATGGAGAACGCGCCCTACACCGCCACGCTGGACAAGCAGATCGCCCTCGACGGCACCTCGCGCCGCTACTCCTTCCCGTTCACCTCGTCGGTGGGCACCGCGCAGGGCCAGGTGACGTTCCAGTTCGGAGGCCGGGGCGCCTTCGTCGCGCGGATCGACGACGTCTCGCTCACGCGCACCGATGGCGGCACGACCGTCCCCCCCGCCAACCCCATCGTGATGACCAACGGGTTCTACGTGGACCCGAGCTCCAACCCCGCCGTCTGGGCGCGCAACAACGGCGGTGACGGTCGCGCCGCGCGCATCCAGTCGGACATCGCCAGCAAGCCCATGGCGCGCTGGTTCGGCAACTGGAACACGAACATCCAGACCGACGTGGCCAACTACGTGGGCGCCGCCGCCGCGGCCAACAAGCTGCCCGTGCTCGTGGCCTACAACATCCCCGGCCGCGACTGCGGCAGCCACTCGGGAGGCGGCGCGGGCAGCCCCGACGCCTACCGCGCGTGGATCTCCGCCTTCGCCGCGGGCCTCAACGGCCGCCCGGCCCTCGTGCTCATCGAGCCGGACGCGCTCGCCCAGCTCGACTGCCTGCCCGACGACGCCACCCGGCAGACCCGCCTGGACCTGCTGCGCTACGCCACCGAGCGGCTGCGGAGCGCCGGCAACGCCGTCTGGAGCTACATGGACGGCGGCAACGCGCGGTGGATCGCCCCGGACGTCATGGCGCAGCGGCTGAACGCGGCCGGCACGGCCAACATCCGCGGCTTCGTGGCCAACATCTCCAACTTCTACCCCACGGCGGAGACCCTCACCTACGGCAACGCCGTCAACGCGGCGCTCTCCAACCGCTACGGCTACACCAAGGGCTTCGTGGTGGACACCAGCCGCAACGGCAATGGCTCCAACGGCGAGTGGTGCAACCCCGGGGGCCGCAAGCTCGGTACGCCGTCCCAGGCGGGCGGGGGCGCGGACGCGCTCGTGTGGGTGAAGACGCCGGGCGACTCGGATGGCGCGTGCGGCATCGCCCCGGGCACCCCCGCGGGCCAGTTCAACCCGGAGCTCGCCTGGCGCCTCATCCACGGCACCTGA
- a CDS encoding acyl-CoA desaturase yields MCLFVFATGARPVDVAVCVGLYVFRMWGITAGFHRYFSHRAYKAGRGFQFFLALAGTLALQKGPLWWAAHHRHHHRHSDQEQDIHSPLQRGFWWSHVSWILSDKYNATRYESIKDYARFPELVWLNRWHALPGLLLAVALYFLGGFSMLVWGFFVSTTLLYHGTFTINSLSHVFGKRRYKTTDTSRNNWLLALITLGEGWHNNHHYYQNTANQGWFWWEVDLSYYSLKALSWVGLVKDLRTPSEQVKLSHLKYTAEERAALNAPQRTSWFAPMAARKKAAEEKVREALAAAADSLPTSAPTPQALLKRR; encoded by the coding sequence ATGTGTCTCTTCGTCTTCGCCACGGGCGCGCGCCCCGTGGACGTGGCGGTGTGCGTGGGGCTGTACGTCTTTCGCATGTGGGGCATCACCGCCGGCTTCCACCGCTACTTCAGTCACCGGGCGTACAAGGCGGGCCGCGGCTTCCAGTTCTTCCTGGCGCTCGCGGGCACGCTCGCCCTGCAGAAGGGGCCGCTCTGGTGGGCGGCGCACCACCGCCACCACCACCGCCACTCGGACCAGGAGCAGGACATCCACTCGCCCCTGCAGCGCGGCTTCTGGTGGAGCCACGTGTCGTGGATCCTCAGCGACAAGTACAACGCCACGCGCTACGAGAGCATCAAGGACTACGCGCGCTTCCCGGAGCTCGTGTGGCTCAACAGGTGGCACGCCCTGCCCGGGCTCTTGCTCGCCGTGGCGCTCTACTTCCTGGGCGGCTTCTCCATGCTGGTGTGGGGCTTCTTCGTGAGCACCACCCTGCTCTACCACGGCACCTTCACCATCAACTCGCTCAGCCACGTGTTCGGCAAGCGGCGCTACAAGACGACGGACACCAGCCGCAACAACTGGCTGCTCGCGCTCATCACCCTGGGCGAGGGCTGGCACAACAACCACCACTACTACCAGAACACCGCCAACCAGGGCTGGTTCTGGTGGGAAGTGGACCTGAGCTACTACTCCCTCAAGGCGCTGTCCTGGGTGGGGCTGGTGAAGGATCTGCGCACCCCGAGCGAGCAGGTGAAGCTGTCCCACCTCAAGTACACCGCCGAGGAGCGCGCGGCGCTCAACGCCCCCCAGCGCACCTCGTGGTTCGCCCCCATGGCCGCGCGCAAGAAGGCCGCCGAGGAGAAGGTGCGCGAGGCGCTGGCGGCCGCGGCCGACAGCCTGCCCACCTCGGCGCCCACGCCCCAGGCGCTGCTCAAGCGCCGATAA
- a CDS encoding DUF1109 domain-containing protein yields MSPDCSRVLEALGAPLPADLEAHRATCADCQALLAGFDALGAPPPAPPPTAPVSPGLERARHRALEALAAQPLAPPWWHEALRLLGVSLGVMGVALAVSWHMGRLLNTSPPGVRLGLAVLVLLALGGGLVGALRPARRPGRLAVPVTLGALGVGGALVLGGSGVTVHTLVPGCLGCIGTSLLVSAVPAGVTLGALRRLAFQPVRALAAGLAAGAVGLVLVHLRCPEGGAAHLTLSHVGPWLLVGALVPWVRAYLPTRVHAP; encoded by the coding sequence ATGAGTCCCGACTGTTCGCGGGTCCTCGAGGCCCTGGGCGCGCCGCTGCCCGCCGACCTGGAGGCCCACCGCGCCACGTGCGCGGACTGCCAGGCGCTCCTCGCGGGCTTCGACGCGCTCGGCGCTCCTCCCCCGGCGCCCCCGCCGACGGCGCCCGTCTCTCCGGGTCTGGAGCGGGCCCGTCACCGCGCGCTCGAGGCCCTGGCCGCCCAACCCCTGGCGCCGCCCTGGTGGCACGAGGCGCTGCGCCTGCTCGGCGTGAGCCTCGGGGTCATGGGCGTCGCGCTGGCGGTGTCCTGGCACATGGGTCGACTGCTCAACACCTCGCCCCCGGGGGTGCGGCTCGGACTGGCCGTCCTGGTGCTGCTCGCCCTGGGCGGCGGGCTCGTGGGGGCGCTCCGGCCCGCGCGGCGTCCGGGGCGCCTGGCGGTGCCCGTGACGCTGGGTGCGCTCGGCGTGGGCGGGGCGCTGGTGCTCGGCGGCTCCGGCGTCACCGTGCACACGCTCGTGCCGGGCTGCCTCGGGTGCATCGGCACCAGCCTGCTCGTGTCGGCCGTGCCGGCGGGGGTCACCCTGGGTGCCCTGCGACGGCTCGCCTTCCAGCCTGTCCGTGCCCTGGCGGCGGGGCTGGCCGCGGGGGCGGTGGGCCTCGTCCTCGTGCACCTGCGCTGTCCGGAGGGGGGAGCCGCGCACCTCACCCTGTCCCATGTGGGCCCCTGGCTGCTGGTGGGCGCGCTGGTCCCCTGGGTCCGGGCCTACCTCCCCACCCGGGTTCACGCGCCGTGA
- a CDS encoding type II CAAX prenyl endopeptidase Rce1 family protein — protein sequence MNWWTARDPSALLEHAPSRGRALAEAALVLATVFVPANLAPLGHAPLVAVTVLLALGGLVLLRPWTEWRAGQPGRAGAQVLLFLVALAASTGSSWTRESPQSPARLGVQHERAPTGGARITAVTPGRPAEGRLEVGDRILALDGAPLSAEDPAGDLRTRIREAGGGAETTLRFTLERAGEEREVAVPVGPRAGAPLFQPGAMTWLCLRALGMILLVALLLWRNGQGPAQVGLGREGLGREVLLGLPAIPATYAVHVAASLVVAVIAVPFKLAGQETLARKEVASALVDMGLSVPVFAAAMVLVTGFEELAFRGFLVPRLRVVLGEWRGAVLVSAALFGLGHVYEGTLAVFQTAALGAWFGAVFVWRARLPSVMVAHAAFNTINFALMLWLHRSGLLDKLTQLAPK from the coding sequence ATGAACTGGTGGACCGCGCGCGACCCCTCCGCGCTCCTTGAACACGCGCCCTCCCGCGGGCGGGCGCTCGCCGAGGCGGCGCTCGTGCTCGCCACGGTCTTCGTCCCGGCCAACCTCGCCCCGCTCGGCCACGCGCCGCTCGTCGCCGTCACCGTCCTGCTCGCGCTCGGGGGCCTCGTGCTGCTGCGGCCCTGGACGGAGTGGCGCGCGGGCCAGCCGGGGCGCGCCGGGGCCCAGGTGCTGCTCTTCCTCGTCGCGCTCGCGGCGTCCACGGGCAGCAGCTGGACCCGGGAGTCCCCCCAATCGCCCGCCCGGCTCGGGGTGCAGCACGAGCGGGCCCCGACCGGGGGCGCGCGCATCACCGCCGTGACGCCGGGCCGCCCCGCCGAGGGACGCCTGGAGGTGGGCGACCGCATCCTCGCGCTCGACGGCGCGCCGCTGTCCGCGGAGGACCCCGCGGGCGACCTGCGCACGCGCATCCGCGAGGCCGGGGGCGGCGCGGAGACGACCCTGCGCTTCACCCTGGAGCGCGCGGGCGAGGAGCGCGAGGTGGCCGTACCGGTGGGGCCCCGCGCGGGAGCGCCGCTCTTCCAGCCCGGGGCCATGACGTGGCTGTGCCTCAGGGCGCTGGGGATGATCCTCCTCGTGGCGCTGCTGCTCTGGCGCAATGGCCAGGGGCCCGCCCAGGTGGGGCTCGGTCGCGAGGGGCTCGGCCGCGAGGTGCTGCTCGGGCTGCCCGCCATCCCCGCCACCTACGCCGTGCACGTCGCCGCCTCGCTGGTCGTGGCCGTCATCGCCGTGCCCTTCAAGCTGGCCGGCCAGGAGACCCTGGCGCGCAAGGAGGTGGCGAGCGCGCTCGTGGACATGGGCCTGAGCGTGCCGGTGTTCGCCGCCGCCATGGTGCTCGTCACCGGCTTCGAGGAGCTCGCCTTCCGCGGCTTCCTCGTGCCCCGGCTGCGCGTGGTGCTCGGCGAGTGGCGGGGCGCGGTGCTCGTCTCGGCGGCGCTCTTCGGCCTGGGCCACGTGTACGAGGGCACGCTCGCGGTCTTCCAGACGGCGGCGCTGGGCGCCTGGTTCGGGGCCGTCTTCGTCTGGCGCGCCCGCCTGCCCTCGGTGATGGTGGCCCACGCGGCCTTCAACACCATCAACTTCGCCCTCATGCTGTGGCTGCACCGCTCGGGCCTGCTCGACAAGCTCACCCAGCTCGCCCCCAAGTAG
- a CDS encoding serpin family protein: protein MAVFSPRRVLACAAALLLSACSDSELPPLKDPPGKRVGSSEERVLKPKATAVEDMATVVADNTDLGAELLRLSAPGTNVFFSPYSITQALGMVYAGARGETEAQMARALRFSLPQERLHPARNALDLALQPRANKDRSGKPLPAFRVVSATWGQKGLAFEPAFLDVLARDYGAAMWTVDFTQEPEALRADINAWVEDQTAGRIRDLVQSGGVTPATRLMLVNALYFKGAWVEPFKEGATREVPFHLLSGGSKPVPMMAGGQGGQYMAGEGFEAVALAYRGEEFRMLVVLPAAGRFAEVEGRLSSGLLDDVHARLKARPMSIALPRFQMESELPLGDALRALGMEAAFSEQADFSGLMRRAALSLGPVSHKAFVAVDEEGTEAAAATAVGVVLTSAPEPFVVDRPFLFFIEHTATKNVLFLGRYVSP, encoded by the coding sequence ATGGCTGTCTTCTCCCCCCGCCGCGTCCTGGCCTGCGCCGCCGCGCTGCTGCTCTCCGCCTGTTCCGACTCCGAACTCCCGCCCCTCAAGGATCCGCCCGGCAAGCGCGTGGGCTCGTCCGAGGAGCGCGTGCTCAAGCCCAAGGCCACGGCCGTGGAGGACATGGCCACGGTGGTGGCCGACAACACGGACCTGGGCGCGGAGCTGCTGAGGCTGAGCGCGCCCGGCACCAACGTCTTCTTCTCGCCGTACAGCATCACCCAGGCCCTGGGCATGGTGTACGCCGGGGCGCGCGGCGAGACGGAGGCGCAGATGGCGCGGGCCCTGCGCTTCTCCCTGCCCCAGGAGCGGCTGCACCCCGCCCGCAACGCGCTGGACCTGGCGCTCCAGCCCCGCGCGAACAAGGACCGCTCGGGCAAACCCCTGCCCGCCTTCCGCGTGGTGAGCGCCACCTGGGGCCAGAAGGGGCTCGCGTTCGAGCCGGCCTTCCTGGACGTGCTCGCGCGCGACTACGGCGCGGCGATGTGGACGGTGGACTTCACCCAGGAGCCCGAGGCCCTCCGCGCGGACATCAATGCGTGGGTCGAGGACCAGACGGCGGGCCGCATCCGGGACCTGGTCCAGTCCGGCGGGGTGACGCCCGCGACGCGGCTGATGCTCGTCAACGCGCTCTACTTCAAGGGCGCCTGGGTGGAGCCCTTCAAGGAGGGGGCGACCCGCGAGGTGCCCTTCCACCTGCTGTCGGGCGGGTCCAAGCCCGTGCCGATGATGGCGGGGGGCCAGGGCGGCCAGTACATGGCGGGCGAGGGCTTCGAGGCGGTGGCCCTGGCGTATCGCGGCGAGGAGTTCCGCATGCTCGTGGTGCTGCCCGCGGCGGGGCGCTTCGCCGAGGTGGAGGGGCGTCTGTCCTCGGGCCTGCTGGACGACGTCCACGCGCGCCTGAAGGCCCGGCCCATGAGCATCGCGCTGCCGCGCTTCCAGATGGAGTCGGAGTTGCCCCTGGGCGACGCGCTGCGCGCGCTGGGCATGGAGGCCGCCTTCAGCGAGCAGGCGGACTTCTCGGGCCTCATGCGGCGGGCGGCGCTGAGCCTCGGCCCGGTGAGCCACAAGGCCTTCGTGGCCGTGGACGAAGAGGGCACCGAGGCCGCCGCCGCCACGGCCGTGGGGGTGGTCCTGACGTCCGCGCCCGAGCCCTTCGTCGTGGACCGGCCCTTCCTCTTCTTCATCGAGCACACGGCCACGAAGAACGTGCTCTTCCTCGGCCGCTACGTGTCTCCCTGA